The Haliotis asinina isolate JCU_RB_2024 chromosome 2, JCU_Hal_asi_v2, whole genome shotgun sequence genomic interval gggttgtttttggaagtcgtccaccgtttttgcctcacactacctgagggacttggctgtcgaggacatggaggggcttcagtcttttggcccgttggtggttgcacagcaactcacccagccttccgcccattaggtaattgtgttgttcttacctttggtcttaagattaacctcaccctctgggtgcgtcggtttctctttggagttcccttgggttatcctttgtcctgtttccaggtttgccctgtgacgttggcattggtctcccgggtctcctgtgcatgtgcttggtctgctgaagatgtgaaggtcctccggagtccacaccaccgtcctctctgtcgaagccatatgcataagacctatggtaaggtaagttaaaaatttattaaaatctaaatattttagatatttaaatacttaccttaccatagggcggtgactccctcccaacgctggatgctcctccccactttggactcatcggacctttctttcctgctgccagtaaaagtgaattttgggatggctcgctttcccgcgagtagggagatcacgtcacttccgtgactacatccgtagattatacgaggtagccattcagggaatggcgaatcaacgtctgtctgatctctactagcgaagcttgaggtaatatgcataagacctatggtaaggtaagtatttaaatatctaaaatatttagattttaataattttgctGAATGTGTAGTTCAATATTAGACTTTAGAGAAATATGATTAGGTTAACTCACAACATGGAATCACCATGACACTGTCAATTATGAACTAATGTAGAAAACTGTTGCCTATGCTTAAAACCCATGATTATTCACTCAAGAAATGTGATGTACTTGTTCATTTTATTTAGTCGGTAAGTTAATTTCAAAGCTTGTTTGTGTCTGTGGGATTGAACGAGctcaaggtaatcatgtgatCATAGCCATGGACAGCTGTGGATAGGAGTATGTCATTTTTTTACAGTGTTACATGTAGATGGTAAATGCTGGTTGCAAAATGTTTTACCATAGGTCCGTTATCTACCTTGCACTGTCAGCTGTTTGCTCAGCCTTGTACATCAACTTTTTAGGACACATGTACTGAATGAAGAAGAACGTACACTTCCTTGAAACACTGGAGACTGAGTATCTGATTTGAtgatgttttcaatatttttggtgttggtatttgtttgaaaataaacaGATGGCATGAAATCTCAAAGTTCAtgtttaatgttaatgtgtATCTAAATTTCTGTATTTTCCAGGATCGATCCACCTGGATAACTGCCCTGCCGAGCGCTACATTCCAATATATCTGATTGTTGCTGGAAGTGTGTGGTCACTACAAAGTATAATTAGTTTAGGAAAGCGATGTTGCAGCCAAAAATCAGAGGAGACGGAAGGAGAAgaggaaaagaagaaaacaaaccCTTTTGAGGCAATCCTcaacactttcatgttttcctGGTTCATTGCCGGTAAGATACCTACATCTAGGTGAAGTCTGTGAAGAATTAGGTTAGAACTGGTATTTAGCAAACCTTCATTGTCATATAAGGCATTTTCCTGGATCGGGTGGTTCATTTCGCCAACATTGTTGatgtatgtcattgtattctAACTGTGTCATTCAGTGCCCATGTTTTAAgttattggattgtctggtccaggcttgaatATATACAAACTTCCATTgcatagctggactattgctgagagAAGCATTATGTTCCATATAAAGGTGTATATGCTGCTGAAAGTAGCTTTTCGCTTTGTCTGGATCACAAAAAGTGAAAGTGTTTCTGTGTTCAGATTTCTTGACAACAAATAATGAAGTTGAAATGCATTTCATGAGTTTTTGCAGGTTTCAGTCAAACCATGATTATGCTATTCAGGAATATTTCAATTAATTGAATGAATCATCTATGCTccaattgtttttttttcaatcaggTGACCTATTTTTGGAATAAtgcatcattttcatttttttctgtatttcatgCTCTTTTTGTTTGCCAAACAGTTATGTCGCTGATGAATTAGAAATATAAAAAAGTTAATACCATCAACCTTATTTTTGCAGGCAATGTGTGGGTGTACAGAACCTACGGCCACTTTGACTCTGACCCTGCATCAGGGAACTACTGTGACCACACACTGTACTGGTTTGCATTCTGGTTGATCACGGCCACCTACATCATGTTTGGAAGCTTGTGCTGCTGCATGACTCTCAGTGGCTGCATTGCAATGTGTGTGGAGAGCAAGTAGGCACACCCTCTTCAAGTCAGTGTTGCTGTTTATACAAGGAATTAGTGCCTGTGTGAGAGACCAAGGCTGGTAGTCATCAGTCGACTGTTGACTGATATTTAGTTGACTGctaaaaattgatttttttaaaaatggatGAATTTCAGACCAGTTTGAAATTTTTGAATGGTACCACTTACTTCAAATGTCATTTTGTACATTAACATTATCAGTGGTGAATTGTGATGCTGAGCAGTGCAGATAGGACTGTAAATTAGGCATATCACTTCAATAACTCATGATTGCATTCGCAGATCATGTTTGTAATATATGCAGTATAATATATGCAGTATATTTAACACAAGATAAATAATTCAGCTGATGGAGAAACATTGTTCAGTATTGAGCATGACAGTCAAATGGACAATAGATGTTTGAGAACTCTGGCATTAGATCTTGCCATAAATGCCTTTTTATTGGATTGTTTTGAAGGTGTATCAAGAGTTCCTTAAACAACTTTAATTATCATTTCTCTTAGATATTAGCCCAAGTCTATTTTACCATAATATCCGACGTTGAGAAAAGGAAATATGTATACAGTGCATTCAAATCTTGCACAAGAAGAttgtctaatttcaaaatattcttgTCCTGTTCCAGTTCATTTGATTAATTATTTTTGGCAAGACTGGTGAGCCAGTTATAGTAGCAGTATGTTTATCTGAGCAATTAAACCAGCTCAAAAATTCACATATAAACTATGATATTTACAATGTCAGTTTATATATGCATCTTATGTGCtgtagttatctccctttagtaATTTATATTTCTTGTCGAAATGTTTTTGATATGAAGTGTGATATTCTACTTCATAGAGAAAGCTGTACATGTgctgtttatgtatatatacacattacAGCTTAAGTGATGAATGTTGTTAAAGTTCTATATGAATCCTTATTTACAGTGTGTCTTTTGTGGATATATGTGATGATATTTAAAGTGATATGCTTACAAAGGGAATGACAAAGCTCATGAAAAGTGTTGGAACATACTTTCAACAGAAGAGATTGCCAAGCACAGATTATAAGCTATATCAATGTCTTTTAACACTTATCTGATAGAACACTGGTAAATTATTCGAAATTTTCAAGTTAACTTAAAACACTAGGGACAGTCATCATGAGAGCAGGTAATAATTACAAGATTCTGAACAAAAACAGTCAAGGATAGGTATTTGCAGTACAAACTGTATCACGGTAGAATGCGATACACATCACTGTATATTTTATAATTCCACATGTAAAATTCAGAAGCAATCAAAAACATTCCTGCAGTTCATAATGAGTATAAACAAAGAACTGGTGATAACAAATGACCATGTCACTATCTTTGAGAGCAGTATGTGTTTTTATGGAAGTGTGGAATGTACGTGCACGTACAGGAGGGAACTCTGAATTCACTTTTACATCGCCTTGGAGTTGCATTTTGGGAGTATGGAAACAGATTGTGTGACATTAATCACAtgataaaaatttgaaaatgattgCAAAGACATTTGTGATCcttattatgtttttttttaagtttttttAATTCAGAGTAGTTGATCTGAAGTAGAACTGTTCATCAGTGACAGAATTGTTCTTGGATAGCTGTACTTTATCAGTGTGAAAGTTCTTTGGAAAAACAGTCTCTGTCAGTGATCTTTGTTTAAATACTAAAGAAGTTGTGGTATTACCtatttgtaatgtttttgttgttatgCTTTTCGTGATGATACATTCCATTTATTTGAAATGTTAACAGATCAGTTTGAGCTTGTGGGAACTTTATTCACTTTATTTAATCTGTAAACttgtttcttaatgaagttCTTATGCTCAAGACTTCTTAAAAATATATGCCAAATAATGCTCAATTTTGCTTTCACATCACTGACTCTCTGTGCCTGACATACAACTCTGTGTTGGTATTCAGTTCACTGAGGGTCCAGTACTGCACATGCTGCTTTATGCAAACCTGACTCATTAacttttatgtttatgtctgtctgtcatgcTCAAGAAAAGATACTATGTATAACTGATGTAATCAAACCACAAAAAGGAATCTCTTCACATTAATACATATGCTGCATCAGTACCTTTGGAGCTGTTGATAATTTTTGTTTCTTGTGAAATATAGATTTAGTAGCTGTTGTAAGTCAGATGCTGCTTTCGtcgttgaaaaaaataaaaaaaacttttcTGAGGTAAGTTTACTTGCAGTTGttcaaaacaatcattattaGGATAAGTATAT includes:
- the LOC137274363 gene encoding transmembrane protein 272-like; this encodes MASADMEKGYQQGPPPVYPGMDPAPGNAAPPPYSQAIHDPTEPPPTYESLYGRVKAAKTQSTGVPDFLKRFILLLAGTIGCTILIGLFMAIPVAMIVMGSIHLDNCPAERYIPIYLIVAGSVWSLQSIISLGKRCCSQKSEETEGEEEKKKTNPFEAILNTFMFSWFIAGNVWVYRTYGHFDSDPASGNYCDHTLYWFAFWLITATYIMFGSLCCCMTLSGCIAMCVESK